TATATTATGGTAATAATCCAGAAGCAGGTAAGATAAGGACTCAATATTGGAGTCGAAACAAAACAATAGTTTCGGCAGTTTCAGTTTAATCATTTTGTTGCTTCTATCCAAGCATTATTGAATGCGTCTGGAATGAGACCTCTTGAGAGGAAACCGATAATAACATTAGGAACATACCCAGACGTCTTCTTGAGTGCATAAGACACTATGGAGGCTTAACACATTATTAATTATgacgtcactcaataagtccctgGCCTGGTGCATAGATGGCATTATCAGTGccatataacaatttttttcattagaaccAAGATTCAAAAGTTGCATGTCAAAATTTCGGAGCAGAGAGTTGAGTCTAGATCGAAATATTGAGGATCaagtgacgctacatttgttgttgtttgaataATTGATGGACACGAGTTTCGTACATCGATAAAACACGTTTTTTGATGGGGCAAAGCAATCACTTGATAAGCGTTTTTTAGATTCTGTAACATCGATAACAAGGGTTAAAAGATGATATGTGGACttaaaatgtgttttttctccagatctggccctcagtgatgactggctttttgcagacccgaaaagaatgctccaggcgaagaaatttggctctaatgaagaggTTGAAACATATTTCGAAATCAAAGACAAATTTTTGTATAGAAAAGGTGTTGAAAAGTAAGAGGAGCATTGGAGAATATGTATCAATCTCGAAGGTGTCTATGTTGACGAATgaagtttaataaaaaaaaaaaaagttttcactgTTTAGGCCCGGGATTTATTGAATGAAGAGTGAACTTTTCTTCGTTTTACTTTTGTATGAGGATAACTACATCGACTTCTGCAAAATAAGCTTCAATATTTGACTAATAATAATTGCCTCACCTTGagtttttcagaattgaaagaatAGTCTTGCAATCTAGATGTATCTCCAAAATGATTGCCTCTCAGAAAAAGGTGTTCTAATTTACTAAGATCATTGAACCATTGAGAGTGGATTCGTTGGACCGAGTTGTAAGAAAGATCTAAAACTTTGAGTCGTTTGAGCCCCTTGAAAGCGAAAATGTtgatttctccaattctgttgTGGGACATATTGAGCAGCTGCAGTtgcattaatttatttttctacaaCACAAACCTCACTATGAATTATTGGTTTTCTTCGATTACTTGACTGAccaaattgaaaaacatttctATATAATATATTCGTTACTTACAATGAAAACATTCTCATTTAGTTCGCTTATTTGATTGTAAGAAACGTCCAAAATTTGGGTTTGAGACGGTAGGTCCAAATCTGCTACCACTATGGTCCTGTTTACACATGTTGCTTTTTTTAAGTTTGAGTAATATTCACAGATGCAATAGGATGGACACTCAACTCTAATTATTTTAGCAGAAGCCAGCCATGATGCATTTATCACAATCAAAAGTACTATGTGGTTTCTCATTTTTTCTATACTTAgaacacatttttcaatgtatgGATCCTCCTTGTTTTCCTTATGATAAGATAAGTGGGTATCAGGTGATAAATTGATGATTCAGACAACCGACGAGGGGTTTTCTGATGACATATAGATTTTGTACTTTTATTTCATGagtgaaataaaatttatacTGAAGTAATAGGATTCATCccttcaatttaatttttaatttgttagGAGAATCGGAATTTACTATCATGCCTAGTTGagtcaatttcattcatttgcgatgtttaaaaaatgtatttcagtTTAATAAAAGGAGGGAAATGTTGTACTTGAGGTAAAGgataaggaaaaaaattatttaattcacCATTGAATACAACACTTATATATTTATTGTACTTATCAAAGGTAGAATTAAACAGAGAGTattaaattaaaacatcatCTTAAGAAATTGTACTTATATCGAAAAAACATGTGACACAAATATAATGTTTGAAATAGATATTTCTCCTTAAGagtttcaaacattttttaatattcttaatACTATCACAATTAGGTTTTATCTTACATGTTGTACCACATCCTTGTTGAGTCTTGGGACGTTGTTATCCCAAGTTGAAAAATGGTGAAATTAGCAAAATACCACAAATACAACGAGAACTAAATCGGTTAGAAAACCTATTTCCTAAAATACAACATATATAGAACATATATTTATACCTAAGTTAATAGTAAAGGGAGACTTATTACAAACTAACATATAGTTCCACATTAATATAATATCTTTTTGTTGCATCCAAAAAACATTCATAGAATAATAAATGGAAGGAAGGAAGTTACATATTGTTCGTGAAGCAGCTGGATAAGTTTTTTAACTTATACCTAATATCAATATCACATACGAGTATTTATTTTAGTAACCTGCTTGGAAAAGGACGAAGCGATAAGAAGTTGAGGTTGAGAAAGATAGAATCGGCCAATGAATGCTGCAGATATAACCATAGTATCCTTATACCATGATAGAACTTACAAATAACATCAACCTTAAATGTTAAGTTGAAATGCATCAAACATGAATCGTCTGAAACATTATCAACTATTCTAAATAACATTTCAATAGTAACATCAAAACTTGAATCAAGATATATGGACCCAGAATAGACAGACATATGTATGTTCCGataaatttaatattataataatcaaACATTTACACAGTTCTTTCTTAGGTTAAATATTTATCTTATAAGCGAAATAGACCCCTCTCAGGAAATTTACAGATCCTTTGATTCAAGTtataaaattgttatcagtaacatttaaatatatattatattatatattatttcaattgtaCAAATAATACCCTAATTTCCTTGTAGTTTTATATCATTACTTATAAATATATGTAAGACGCGATAAATAAGCCTTTGTAAGCCATACACTTAACATCgtaaatattaattataaaaCAGCATTCAGGATTAGGCTATAAAAATAGCCCTATTGGAATAGAACAAgagaatataatattatatctaGTCAATAACCTTGATATTAAAGAGTAGTGATCACATCAAATATCTATTTGGTACGAAATTCTTAAGTTATGAAAAGTTGCCAATATATCTATTTGGCCATGCATCATTTGTACAATCGTATATAAACATTCAGATCACAATACAGTGTCTAAAGTTTCTAGGGATTTGAGAATATTCTCGTCCCTAGAACACCATTCAACTAATTCTTCTATTGTTACAACTCCATCCTTGTTTGTATCTATTAACTGAAAAACAACAATCAATTAATCTGATATTTGAATCCTATCAGTACTtacgtgaaaaattttttcaacgtgTTCTTTGGCGGAAGTGTCATCTACAAGAGGACGTGTAGCCCTTCCTAACATTTGGTAAATGCTAGAAACCACGTCAACCATTTCCGTTTTCGAAATGTTTCCATCGCCGTCCAGATCGTATAGACCAAACACCCACTGTAGTTTCTCTTGTACGCTTCCTCTGGACACTTTTGATAGAATGTTTATGAAGTCCTGcaagaaaaattgattattaatcatttgtaaaaaaatttggacgaacattgaaaaatttacattttGATGTATTACTTCCTCTTTCAATGCAAAATATCTCTAgacaaaaaatttgttttttcaaatatcaataaaaagctTTTCATGGAGATCCACTCTGGAGGGATTCAAACATGCGAAATCTgaatcaaaatttcgaaattatatcACTCTAATACTAAGGATACAAGACCTAAGCAGTAAAAGCAATATATAGGGTGgaccaacgaaaacttaacacctcgattttccgactataaaatgaaaatgtggataaTCGCTCGGACCCGTCTATTTCTGATTCGACGGGAATTCAGAAGGAATACCATCAggtggcaaggttatggcatctgtATTAACGGGTGCGTTGGAGTACAGGGTgtgcaaatttcaatgtttaagcactacaacttttgaaccagaggagatctGATGCCCCATTCTTGTTCTcgttttctgagaaactaacaagagcagtattcatttttggccaccttattTTGTTTTCGTGTTATAcgcgaaaataggaaaaatggcgatatcgaaataATGTTAATCTCCgttaatattgatgatagagctctgaaattaaaacattataaagagtgttttttttagagctatagaactttaaattgcaataaaacatatttatttatccgcaagataatcttgtggcattacattttgaatatgatttctggcatatgaccgccatagctggcttggatgtagtccaatctggacgtccaattttcgatgacttttttcaatatttgtggccgtatatcggcaataacacggcgaatgttgtcttccaaatggtcaagggtttgtggcttatccgcatagatcaatgactttacatagcttcacagaaagtagtctagcggtgttaaatcacaagatcttgaaggccaattgacaggtccaaaacgtgaaattaggcggtcaccaaacgtgtctttcaattaatcgattgtggcacgagcagtgtgacatgttgcgccgtcttgttggaaccacagctcctggacatcatggttgttcaattcaggaatgaaaaagttagtaatcatggctctatacagatcaccat
Above is a window of Harmonia axyridis chromosome X, icHarAxyr1.1, whole genome shotgun sequence DNA encoding:
- the LOC123685961 gene encoding Kv channel-interacting protein 4-like isoform X2 → MDDETDEFNFHISRYRPEELHKLASRTKFTRKEIQLMYRGFKQECPTGMVDEDSFKHIFSQFFPLGDATNYAHYVFNTMKQKQTGKISFDDFINILSKVSRGSVQEKLQWVFGLYDLDGDGNISKTEMVDVVSSIYQMLGRATRPLVDDTSAKEHVEKIFHLIDTNKDGVVTIEELVEWCSRDENILKSLETLDTVL